CCTGGCGGCGTCGGTTGCCGTGGGCCTCTCGATCGGAGCGATGCATCAGCTAAAGTGCATCCATCCACCAGGAGGTGCCACGGCGTTTACTGCTGTCATGGGAGGGAGTGCGATCCGTCAACTTGGATTTCATTTTGTTATTTTCCCGGTGTTGGCCAATGCGGTGTTCATGGTCGCCATCGCCGTTCTCATTAACGGCTCATTCAAGTGGAGGCGGTATCCGGCGATTTTGAGCTACCCAGCTTCACTACTCCCTTCGCCGTCAGCTAAGGATGCGACCACGCCGACACATGAAGAAATCCTGGCAGCAGTCAAGTCACTGGACTCCTTTGTAGACATCAGCGAGGAGGAGCTGATTCATTTGGTGGAGATCCTCAAGCGGCACGTCGGGAAAGTGGACAGTGATGGTTGCGGCTGATATGCCATGTTGGACCTGTGAACGAGGCGTGCGGGCAGGTAAGTAGCTCTCAAAAATGAATCGAGCGGGAATTGGGCGTGGATCTTCCCTCCGTGACCTATCGTGCGTAAGTCGTTGGCGCTGCCTCAGGCGGCCTGCCGGACATACTGATGATGCTATGGGTCTTGCGAGAGGTGCGGAAGTCGCCGCTTACGAAGCAAAGTTCGTCGCCCTCGGCTTACCGTGACTAGGAAAGTTTAGCGACAAATCCACCGTCCAGGGCCACGCGAATCCGAAGTTGATCTCCCGAACTGACGCGGGAACGGGTGTGGACAAGGTGG
Above is a genomic segment from Verrucomicrobiales bacterium containing:
- a CDS encoding HPP family protein, with product LAASVAVGLSIGAMHQLKCIHPPGGATAFTAVMGGSAIRQLGFHFVIFPVLANAVFMVAIAVLINGSFKWRRYPAILSYPASLLPSPSAKDATTPTHEEILAAVKSLDSFVDISEEELIHLVEILKRHVGKVDSDGCG